From the genome of Cytobacillus firmus, one region includes:
- the bshB2 gene encoding bacillithiol biosynthesis deacetylase BshB2 has product MEKERHVLVIFPHPDDEAFGVSGTISLHIDNGTPVTYACLTLGEMGRNMGNPPFATRETLPKIRKEELEEAARVLGIQDLRMLGYRDKTVEFEDEEMLANRLGAIIGETNPSLIITFYPGYAVHPDHDATGAAVIRAVKELPADKRPKVHCVAFSNNCEEEIGQADVVNDVSAVIDRKIAAIKAHASQTQLMAANMEESIKNQDPEVLARMYKERFWTYKI; this is encoded by the coding sequence ATGGAAAAGGAAAGACATGTACTCGTCATCTTCCCTCATCCGGATGATGAAGCATTTGGCGTATCAGGAACGATTTCCTTACATATCGATAATGGCACACCTGTCACCTACGCATGCCTGACGCTTGGAGAAATGGGGCGCAATATGGGAAATCCCCCTTTCGCCACCAGAGAAACCCTGCCGAAAATCCGCAAAGAAGAGCTGGAGGAAGCAGCCAGGGTTCTGGGCATTCAGGATTTAAGAATGCTGGGGTACCGGGATAAAACCGTCGAATTTGAAGATGAGGAAATGCTTGCGAATAGGCTTGGAGCCATCATCGGCGAGACGAACCCTTCCCTCATTATCACGTTCTACCCTGGATACGCTGTGCACCCCGACCATGACGCGACAGGAGCCGCCGTCATCCGTGCGGTAAAAGAGCTGCCTGCTGACAAGCGTCCGAAGGTTCACTGTGTTGCATTCTCCAATAACTGTGAGGAAGAAATCGGCCAGGCTGATGTGGTCAATGATGTAAGTGCGGTTATCGACCGGAAAATCGCAGCCATCAAGGCTCATGCCTCCCAGACACAGCTGATGGCAGCGAACATGGAAGAAAGCATTAAAAATCAGGATCCGGAAGTACTGGCAAGAATGTATAAAGAGCGCTTTTGGACTTATAAAATATAA
- a CDS encoding SRPBCC family protein, translated as MADFRSSEIINKPVHEVFDYMIKMENVPELMPFVVKVEKQTEGETGKGTKFVETRMVRGKKIIADVEIIDFEQDRTYTTRSNANGLITEYKYNFHEIEEGTQVEMEATVKTSGLVARLTKRFIVNIVKREDGSQLQYLKEMMEK; from the coding sequence ATGGCTGATTTTCGTTCGAGTGAGATTATCAATAAACCTGTACATGAAGTATTTGATTATATGATTAAGATGGAAAATGTCCCTGAGCTTATGCCGTTTGTCGTGAAAGTGGAAAAACAGACCGAGGGTGAGACCGGTAAAGGAACAAAGTTTGTTGAAACACGCATGGTCAGAGGGAAAAAGATCATCGCGGATGTTGAAATCATTGATTTTGAACAGGACAGAACCTATACCACCCGCAGCAATGCCAATGGACTGATTACCGAATATAAATATAATTTTCATGAAATAGAAGAAGGAACCCAGGTGGAGATGGAAGCAACCGTCAAAACCAGCGGGCTTGTTGCCAGATTGACGAAGCGTTTTATCGTGAATATTGTGAAGCGGGAAGACGGAAGCCAGCTTCAGTATTTGAAGGAAATGATGGAGAAGTAA
- a CDS encoding Crp/Fnr family transcriptional regulator, producing MEYEKQDHRPLINEFLGKIEIFKELPIESLERIDNRIIKKAYLKGERIMSEYEVAKGVYFVHSGIVKLTKQDEHGNELIVCIKKKGEIFAEANLFNQEGYTYPATGTMVQDGEIYFLNTDELEQELLYSPEMAVQIIRYMSESLRDMTSIMRDIALLDVYTKTVRTLERLAEKFGANYCNRMHLELPITVQEFSTLVGTSRESVSRVFSRLKKEGIIEITGRKIVIVDWCKFCSLYRQKL from the coding sequence ATGGAATATGAAAAGCAGGATCATAGGCCGTTAATCAACGAATTTTTAGGCAAGATTGAGATTTTTAAAGAGCTCCCCATTGAATCTCTAGAGCGGATCGATAATCGAATTATTAAGAAAGCTTATTTAAAAGGCGAAAGAATTATGTCTGAATATGAGGTTGCCAAAGGAGTTTACTTTGTGCACTCCGGTATTGTGAAGCTGACGAAGCAGGATGAACATGGAAATGAACTGATTGTCTGCATTAAGAAAAAGGGCGAGATTTTTGCTGAAGCCAACCTCTTTAACCAGGAGGGCTATACGTATCCGGCGACAGGTACAATGGTACAGGATGGTGAAATCTATTTTCTGAATACTGATGAACTGGAGCAGGAGCTTCTGTATTCACCGGAAATGGCCGTACAGATTATCCGCTATATGAGTGAATCTCTGCGTGATATGACCTCCATTATGAGGGATATTGCGCTGCTTGATGTGTATACGAAAACAGTCCGGACTTTGGAAAGGCTCGCGGAGAAGTTCGGCGCCAACTACTGCAACCGGATGCACCTTGAGCTCCCCATAACCGTCCAGGAATTCTCCACCCTTGTTGGAACGTCCCGGGAAAGTGTCAGCCGTGTTTTTTCCAGGCTGAAAAAGGAAGGAATCATCGAAATTACAGGCAGGAAAATCGTTATTGTGGACTGGTGTAAATTTTGCTCCCTTTACCGCCAGAAGCTGTAG
- a CDS encoding ABC transporter ATP-binding protein encodes MNSPIVSIQHVSKNYGKQQVLKDISLEIYEGEIFGLLGPSGAGKTTLVKQLAGLEEPAQGENYIFSEKMPRLDLIKRIGYMAQSDALYTDLTAKENLDFFAALYGLSGKEKRQRMDEVMELVSLTDHIHKMVSDYSGGMKRRLSLAISLLHSPGLLILDEPTVGIDPVLRKSIWESFKRLKEKGTTILVTTHVMDEAGKCDRLGMIRDGQLIAAGTPEELMQQAGAATIEDAFLAYGGA; translated from the coding sequence ATGAATAGTCCAATCGTTTCCATTCAACATGTATCTAAAAATTACGGAAAGCAGCAAGTTCTAAAAGACATCAGCCTTGAAATTTATGAAGGTGAGATTTTCGGCCTGCTCGGCCCATCCGGAGCAGGAAAGACGACGCTTGTTAAACAGCTGGCAGGCCTGGAGGAGCCCGCACAGGGTGAAAATTATATTTTCAGCGAAAAAATGCCCAGACTGGACCTGATCAAACGAATCGGCTACATGGCCCAATCCGATGCTCTGTACACCGACTTAACAGCAAAGGAAAATCTGGATTTCTTTGCAGCGCTGTATGGGTTAAGCGGCAAGGAAAAAAGGCAGCGGATGGATGAGGTTATGGAATTGGTTTCATTAACAGACCACATTCATAAAATGGTTTCCGACTATTCAGGGGGTATGAAGAGAAGACTTTCCCTTGCCATTTCCCTTCTGCATAGTCCCGGTCTCCTCATTCTCGATGAACCTACTGTTGGAATTGATCCCGTCCTCAGAAAAAGCATCTGGGAATCTTTTAAACGCCTGAAGGAGAAAGGGACCACCATCCTGGTGACCACTCATGTCATGGATGAAGCAGGAAAGTGCGACAGGCTGGGCATGATTAGAGACGGACAGCTCATTGCAGCCGGGACACCCGAAGAATTAATGCAGCAAGCAGGCGCGGCCACTATTGAAGATGCCTTTCTGGCATATGGAGGTGCTTAA
- a CDS encoding ABC transporter permease, protein MRITALVIRILRQIVRDKRTMALLILAPILVMSMLHLVFNGDEYTPKVGIVDLPEKIETQLNLEHAKLEHYETEKLAKKDLSAKKLDAYLVFDQMPPSVVLEGSDPSVNGAVMRWVQGALKPLQPNGGNQEVKADYLFGSEDMGQFDYFGPVLLGFFVFFFVFLIAGVSFLRERTTGTLERLLTSPLRKWEIVTGYIMGFGIFTMIQAAIIAWYAIYVLGMLMEGSFGYVLLITLLLSLTALTLGILLSSFANNELQMIQFIPLIVVPQIFFSGLFNLETISEWLSWVGPFTPLYYAAEALRNVMVRGFGWDMIYKDLLMLLAFSLLFMVLNIAALRRYRKI, encoded by the coding sequence ATGAGGATTACAGCACTGGTTATTCGAATACTGCGCCAGATTGTAAGAGATAAACGGACGATGGCTCTGTTGATCCTTGCTCCGATCCTGGTCATGAGCATGCTTCATCTTGTGTTTAACGGAGATGAATATACGCCAAAAGTCGGCATCGTGGATCTGCCTGAAAAAATAGAGACTCAGCTTAACCTGGAACATGCAAAACTCGAACACTATGAAACAGAGAAGCTCGCGAAAAAGGACTTATCAGCCAAGAAACTGGATGCGTATCTGGTGTTTGATCAAATGCCGCCGTCAGTGGTTCTCGAAGGCAGTGACCCAAGTGTAAACGGAGCTGTGATGAGATGGGTTCAGGGTGCATTGAAGCCATTGCAGCCAAATGGCGGGAATCAGGAAGTAAAAGCCGATTATTTATTCGGCTCAGAGGACATGGGGCAGTTTGATTATTTCGGACCGGTGCTGCTTGGATTCTTTGTCTTTTTCTTTGTATTCCTGATTGCCGGCGTATCTTTTTTAAGGGAACGGACCACCGGAACACTCGAACGGCTTTTGACCAGTCCGCTCAGGAAGTGGGAAATTGTTACGGGATATATCATGGGATTTGGAATTTTCACGATGATCCAGGCTGCCATCATCGCCTGGTATGCGATCTATGTACTCGGCATGCTGATGGAAGGCTCTTTTGGCTATGTCCTTCTGATCACATTGCTCCTTTCGCTGACAGCATTGACTCTGGGAATCCTGCTGTCTTCGTTTGCCAACAATGAGCTGCAGATGATTCAATTCATTCCGCTTATTGTGGTTCCGCAGATCTTTTTCTCGGGGCTGTTCAATCTTGAGACCATTTCAGAGTGGCTCAGCTGGGTCGGCCCTTTCACACCTTTATATTACGCGGCTGAAGCATTACGAAATGTAATGGTAAGAGGCTTTGGATGGGATATGATTTATAAAGATCTGCTGATGCTGCTCGCTTTCTCCCTGCTCTTTATGGTTCTGAATATCGCTGCTTTAAGAAGGTACCGGAAAATATAA
- a CDS encoding TetR/AcrR family transcriptional regulator, giving the protein MPEQDSILEELFQEEEKLTEKQKKIIMAAIESFSEKGYAATSTSEIAKKAGVAEGTIFRHYKTKKDLLMGIVSPMMAKLIAPFVIKDLYKVINHEYEHFEDFLRAMMENRIEFLKNNMPLIKILIQEIPFHPELKEQFKEHIAMKVFDRFASLAEYYQKKGQIIDIPPYSAVRMTFTSIFGFLIARYLILPEADWDDEKEIELTIQFIMHGLSAKN; this is encoded by the coding sequence ATGCCAGAGCAGGATTCCATTTTAGAAGAGTTATTTCAGGAAGAAGAAAAGCTTACGGAGAAGCAGAAGAAAATTATCATGGCTGCGATTGAATCGTTTTCTGAAAAGGGCTATGCCGCCACTTCGACAAGCGAAATCGCCAAGAAGGCAGGAGTAGCCGAAGGAACCATCTTCAGGCACTATAAAACCAAAAAGGATTTGCTGATGGGGATCGTTTCGCCGATGATGGCAAAGCTGATTGCTCCATTCGTTATTAAAGATTTATATAAAGTCATCAATCATGAATATGAACACTTTGAAGATTTTTTAAGAGCCATGATGGAAAACCGGATCGAGTTCCTTAAAAACAATATGCCTCTTATCAAGATCCTGATCCAGGAAATTCCGTTCCACCCCGAACTCAAGGAACAGTTTAAAGAGCATATTGCCATGAAGGTATTCGATCGTTTTGCCAGTTTGGCTGAATACTATCAGAAAAAAGGGCAAATTATTGATATCCCTCCCTACAGTGCCGTCCGAATGACTTTTACGTCGATATTCGGCTTTCTTATCGCGAGGTATTTAATTTTGCCTGAAGCCGACTGGGATGATGAAAAAGAAATCGAGCTGACCATTCAATTCATTATGCATGGACTTTCAGCTAAAAACTGA
- a CDS encoding PQQ-dependent sugar dehydrogenase produces MKKVLGLGLLVLGLLAGCSSAGENDNGKQIEDQEASLPAGAEPEILADELDIPWSIAKTGETFYMTERQGSIVKVEDGKKERQKVELAKKLSTASEAGLLGFVLAPDYPQSNEAYAYYTYENTTGQFNRIVILKHLDGTWKEDKLLLDKIPSGQYHHGGRLEIGPDGKLYATAGDAATDPEIAQNVNSLGGKILRMNLDGSVPADNPFSGSYVYSYGHRNPQGLAWAEDGTLYESEHGPSANDEINRILPGKNYGWPVIKGTEKKEGMESPLFTSGDDETWAPSGMAYYKGKLYTAALRGSAVLEFDLETKNVRKIVSNLGRIRDVFIEGDVLYFISNNTDGRGNPLEKDDKIYKIQLSEI; encoded by the coding sequence ATGAAAAAGGTGTTAGGTTTAGGGCTGCTCGTTTTGGGCCTGCTGGCCGGGTGTTCTAGTGCAGGAGAGAATGATAACGGGAAGCAAATCGAGGATCAGGAGGCCAGCCTTCCTGCCGGTGCAGAGCCGGAAATACTGGCAGATGAGCTCGATATTCCCTGGTCCATTGCCAAAACGGGCGAAACCTTTTACATGACCGAAAGACAAGGAAGCATTGTGAAGGTCGAGGACGGCAAGAAAGAACGCCAGAAGGTGGAGCTTGCAAAAAAGCTTTCTACCGCCTCTGAAGCCGGCTTGCTGGGCTTTGTGCTGGCACCAGATTATCCACAATCAAACGAAGCGTACGCCTATTACACCTATGAAAACACCACAGGACAGTTTAACCGAATTGTCATTCTCAAGCATCTGGATGGAACCTGGAAAGAGGACAAGCTTTTGCTTGATAAAATCCCAAGCGGTCAGTACCATCATGGCGGCCGGCTTGAAATAGGCCCTGATGGAAAGCTTTATGCGACTGCAGGCGATGCTGCGACCGATCCTGAAATTGCCCAGAATGTGAATTCCCTCGGAGGAAAGATCCTAAGAATGAATCTGGACGGCAGCGTACCTGCTGATAATCCGTTCAGCGGATCTTATGTCTATAGCTACGGCCACCGCAATCCGCAGGGACTTGCATGGGCTGAGGATGGGACTTTGTATGAAAGTGAACACGGCCCATCAGCCAATGACGAAATCAATAGGATCCTTCCAGGAAAAAATTACGGCTGGCCCGTCATAAAAGGCACCGAGAAGAAAGAAGGCATGGAATCGCCGCTGTTTACCTCCGGTGATGACGAAACCTGGGCTCCGTCCGGGATGGCCTATTATAAGGGCAAGCTTTACACCGCCGCCTTAAGAGGCAGTGCTGTTCTGGAGTTTGATCTGGAAACGAAGAATGTCAGGAAGATTGTGTCTAATTTAGGCAGAATCCGCGACGTCTTCATTGAAGGGGATGTGCTTTATTTTATCAGCAACAATACAGACGGACGAGGCAATCCGCTTGAGAAGGATGACAAGATTTATAAAATTCAGCTTTCGGAAATATAA
- a CDS encoding HAD family hydrolase has protein sequence MIKCIASDMDGTLLTATQKITPENLEAIKAAQEKGVEVVIATGRSYFEASFVLDEAGISCPIICANGAEVRASDGKVVSSSPLDKVLAKKAAYILVQNNVYFEVYTNQGTYTIDEDRGVSIIVDIFLSGNPEADIDEVTKAAEERFTKGLVHKVNSYDELFNSDEHQIYKLLAFSFEPDFLVSAKEDLLKLEGMAVSSSGDENLELTSVSAQKGIALEAFVKEKGISLLETMAIGDNYNDLSMFKRAGRSVAMGNADDIIKAQCDVVTSANEDSGVAKAIWEVLK, from the coding sequence ATGATCAAATGCATTGCCAGTGATATGGACGGAACGCTTTTAACCGCCACACAGAAAATAACGCCTGAAAATTTAGAAGCTATTAAAGCCGCACAGGAAAAAGGAGTTGAAGTGGTCATCGCGACAGGGCGCTCCTACTTCGAAGCAAGCTTCGTCCTCGATGAAGCCGGCATTTCCTGCCCGATAATTTGCGCAAATGGGGCAGAAGTAAGAGCCTCAGATGGGAAGGTCGTGTCCTCCAGCCCGCTCGATAAGGTCCTGGCCAAAAAAGCAGCCTATATCCTTGTTCAGAACAATGTTTATTTCGAGGTATACACCAACCAGGGTACATATACCATTGATGAAGACCGCGGTGTGTCCATTATTGTCGACATCTTTTTAAGCGGAAATCCGGAAGCGGATATTGATGAAGTGACCAAAGCGGCGGAAGAGCGCTTTACAAAAGGGCTTGTCCATAAAGTGAACAGCTATGATGAGCTTTTCAACAGTGACGAGCATCAAATTTACAAGCTGCTGGCCTTCTCGTTTGAACCGGATTTTCTCGTCTCCGCGAAAGAAGATCTGCTGAAGCTTGAAGGCATGGCCGTAAGTTCATCAGGGGATGAGAATTTGGAGCTGACAAGTGTAAGCGCCCAAAAGGGAATTGCCCTTGAGGCTTTTGTAAAAGAAAAAGGAATCTCGCTTTTGGAAACCATGGCCATTGGCGATAATTATAATGATTTGTCCATGTTCAAACGCGCAGGAAGATCGGTTGCCATGGGAAATGCCGATGACATCATTAAAGCACAGTGCGATGTGGTAACATCCGCAAATGAAGACAGCGGTGTTGCCAAGGCAATCTGGGAAGTCCTGAAGTAG
- a CDS encoding DNA alkylation repair protein: MDIQLLTELFEGNRDTEKAIPMQNYMKNRFSFLGIKAPERRALLKEYFNQTGLLKQAFNPAFVEALWDMEEREYQAAALDYIGKFTRKLDKSHLALVEKLITSKSWWDTVDMLAAHAVGAIAAKNPEIIPGKIEGWATSENMWLRRTAILFQLKYKASTDEELLYRYILLNNDSKEFFIQKAIGWALREYSKTNPESVKKFIESNTLAKLSIREGSKYVG, from the coding sequence ATGGATATCCAATTATTAACCGAGCTTTTTGAAGGAAACCGGGATACAGAAAAAGCGATTCCCATGCAAAACTATATGAAAAACCGCTTTTCCTTCCTGGGAATCAAGGCACCTGAAAGAAGAGCCCTGTTAAAGGAATACTTCAATCAAACAGGCCTGCTGAAGCAGGCGTTTAATCCGGCATTTGTGGAGGCCTTATGGGACATGGAGGAGCGTGAATACCAGGCTGCCGCCCTTGACTACATAGGGAAATTCACCAGGAAACTGGACAAGAGCCATCTGGCATTAGTCGAAAAGCTGATTACATCAAAATCCTGGTGGGATACTGTTGACATGCTTGCCGCCCATGCAGTGGGCGCCATCGCGGCCAAAAACCCGGAAATCATCCCCGGAAAAATAGAGGGATGGGCGACCAGCGAAAACATGTGGCTCCGCAGAACTGCTATTCTATTTCAGCTGAAATACAAAGCCAGCACAGACGAAGAGCTGCTATACCGCTACATCCTCCTAAACAATGACAGTAAAGAATTCTTCATCCAAAAAGCTATCGGCTGGGCTCTCAGGGAATACTCGAAAACAAATCCAGAGTCAGTAAAAAAGTTTATTGAATCAAACACACTTGCAAAATTGAGCATCAGGGAAGGGAGCAAGTATGTAGGCTAA